CAGCTTTTCTTTCCTCAGTATAGAATTCAATAATGTGTAAAGGTTTGATAGCCTTTATTTTTTTCTTTTTAAAATACCTCTTTATCTGCTTTAAAGAAATATCATAACTTTCAAGTGTTGCCATATCTAATTCCGTTTGTGCGTAGTTTGTTCTCCATCTATCTATAAAGGCTGGCATGTATGGATTATCAATAGATAAATGAGAGTTCTCCATGATTTCTTGCTCAAATTTACTTAAAAGTCTTCTTGCCTCCCTTTTCCCACTTGCTTGAATAACCTTTGTCCGTCTGTTTCTCGAACCATCAGGATTTGATTCTAATTCCACGAACAATTTGTATTTTTTGTTTGGTATTAATTCGACGAATGAAGCCATTGTTGATTCTCCTTTTCACTTGAAATGGTTATTTTGCACTTTTGTGCGTCATTAAGCTCGGTCATCTGGTTCAAGTAATTAATGAGTTCAAACCACATCTTTTGTTGTTCGTCGTTCTTATTTAGAAAGACATTTACCTCTCCATTTAATGTATTAACTTCGCTGTGTCCTTCTAAAAAGTATACATGAACTTCCAAAAGAGCACCTCCAATTACCGCTATTTTTTTTTTATTATATACTTCCTATCATATAATGCAAACACATGTTCTGTTTTGTGTTAAAAATAAATCTCTAGTTCAACTAGAGATCGTAACTAATTTTATTTTCTGTCAGGATCGCTTTTAATTATTTCCCACATTCTACGTAATTTCTTTAAGTCCTCTTCGTCAGATTGAGGCAACTCTGTGTACCATCTTTCTAAGTCAGGGTCTGTTATTGCCTTGAAAAACTCTTTCTCATCTTTTCTATCTATAGGTGTAGGGTTATCTGTTCTTCCAAGAAGGTAATCAATACTAACTTCATAATAATCGGCAAGAGATTGTAAAATATCATAATCGGGTGTTCGCGTCTTTTTTTCATATGCTGTATAAGCAGGTCTTGAAACACCAATAATTTTGGATATTTGCTCTTGCGTCAAGTTTTTTTGCTTTCTTAAATAAATCAGCCTTTTACTTAGCATTGTTCTCCTCCTAGTAAGTTCATTATACTGTAACGTTTCGTTACAATAAAGGTAATGTAACAAAACGAAACAAAAAAGTATTTTTACCCTTGACTATGTAACAAAATGATACTATTATAAATGTAACGAATTGTTACATGTGGGAGGTGGTATATGTGGAAACAAAAAGAACATGGCTCAAACAATATAGGCATTTAAAGGGATACAACCAGGATCAGGTTGCCCGACAAGTTGACATTAAAAGATCGTATTATAATATGATCGAAAATGGAAAAAGAAATCCAAGCACAAAAGTAGCGAAGAATATAGCAGATTATCTTCAATTTGATTGGACTATTTTTTTTGAACACGAATGTAACGATGTGAAACAAAATGTTCTTTAGAAGATGAGGTACAAACACAGAAGGAGGTAATATAAATGCAAACTGTAGAAAGAGAAACTAAAGTTCGAGTAGTTAGAGGAGCGAAAAGCTTATCACGCTATTTACTTAATGAAATTGGTATAGAGATGTCGGAGGCAACAATATATCGGTTAATCAAACAAGAAAACATTCCATTTAACCGCCCAAGTGCCGGCATTCTATTATTTAATCTGAATGCAATTGATGAGTGGTTATTACATGAAGACTATGGATCTATTTAATTAGGGGGTGTTGAAGTGAGCAATATTAAATGGATTAAGTTAAGCACCGCCATGTTCGATGATGAGAAAATAAGACTGATAGAAAAGCTTCCAGAAGCTGATACCATTCTTATCATTTGGATTAAGTTGCTTTCACAAGCTGGGAGAACAAATGCCAACGGTTATATTTATTTGAACGAAAATGTCCCTTATACGGAGGAAATGCTTGCTACTATATTCGATAGGTCACTCAATACAGTGAGACTTGCCTTAAAAACGTTAAGAGAGTTCGGGATGATCTTTATTGATGATGATTCCTTTATCCGGATATCAAACTGGGAAAAGCATCAAAATGTTGAAGGAATGGACCGTGTAAGAAAGCTGAATGCAGAGCGTAATAAAAGATATCGTGAAAGAAAGAAGCAGCAACTAATAGAAGATAAACCCGAGGACGTTAGCGTGACGTCACGTGACGGTACAGAAGAAGAACTAGATAAAGAACAAGATATAGAAATAGAAAAAGAACAAGAAAAAGATGTAGCGAAGATTGTTCAGTTTTGGGATGAAAACGGATTTGGTGTGAATAATATTCATGCAAAAAAACAGTTGTTGTTGTGGTTGGATGATTCTTCTTTTAAAGATCCTGGCGAAATCATTTTAAAAGCATTAAATATTGCTTGTGAAAATGATGCTAGACGACTTAAATATGCGGAAGGCATCTTAAAGAATTGGGAAAAGGAATCTTTACTAACCGTTGAAGAAATCGACCAGAATCACAAAACCCGAAATAAACAAGTTGTAAGTCAAATAGAGTACGATCCGAATAGAGATAGATTTTAGGAGGTGCTATCGATGGAAGCAGCTGGATCACTTCTTAAAAAGTCATTCCCTTTTAAAGAATGTCATGAAAAAGAATGTGAGCAATGTGGAAGTCTGTACAAATTATATGAAACACCTAAAGGCGTTCTTGGAGCATGTAAACATTGTATGGACCATCAACTATTAAAGGAGCTAAACGTGCCAACAAAAGAAGAAAGAGAAAGGCTAAAAGAAAAGCGGTTTATTGCAACTTTTGAACGAGTTACACACGATTTGAAGGAAGCAACGATTGATTCCTATATACCGACAGAAACATCACAGTCGAAAGCAAAAGAAGTAGCCAGACAATATGTCAAAACCTTTGATGGTGTTCATTCACTTCTGTTTAGCGGAAGTTGTGGCCTCGGAAAAAGCCATTTATCTTTTGCAATTACTAAAGAGCTGCGGCAAAAAGGTTATAAAACGCTCTATATAAAGGTCACTGATCTATTTGATTTTATCAAAAACACGTACAAACCTAATTCAAATTTAGATGAGATGCAGATCTTCAAAATGGCAGACGAGTTAGACTTGTTGGTGCTTGATGATATTGGTTCTGAATATGTAAAGGCAAACGAATATGGACATGAAAGCTGGGCATCTGATGTGTTGTATAAAATATTCGATATGCGACTCAATAAATCGGTTATTTGCTCAACGAATTACTCTGAAAAAATGCTTACTGAGAAATATGGAAATCACGGAGGCCGTATTATTGATCGGATGATGGACCTGACAAAAGCCGTACGCCTTGAAGGAGAAAGTT
This sequence is a window from Lentibacillus sp. JNUCC-1. Protein-coding genes within it:
- a CDS encoding helix-turn-helix domain-containing protein, with protein sequence MLSKRLIYLRKQKNLTQEQISKIIGVSRPAYTAYEKKTRTPDYDILQSLADYYEVSIDYLLGRTDNPTPIDRKDEKEFFKAITDPDLERWYTELPQSDEEDLKKLRRMWEIIKSDPDRK
- a CDS encoding helix-turn-helix transcriptional regulator; its protein translation is METKRTWLKQYRHLKGYNQDQVARQVDIKRSYYNMIENGKRNPSTKVAKNIADYLQFDWTIFFEHECNDVKQNVL
- a CDS encoding phage replisome organizer N-terminal domain-containing protein, which codes for MSNIKWIKLSTAMFDDEKIRLIEKLPEADTILIIWIKLLSQAGRTNANGYIYLNENVPYTEEMLATIFDRSLNTVRLALKTLREFGMIFIDDDSFIRISNWEKHQNVEGMDRVRKLNAERNKRYRERKKQQLIEDKPEDVSVTSRDGTEEELDKEQDIEIEKEQEKDVAKIVQFWDENGFGVNNIHAKKQLLLWLDDSSFKDPGEIILKALNIACENDARRLKYAEGILKNWEKESLLTVEEIDQNHKTRNKQVVSQIEYDPNRDRF
- a CDS encoding ATP-binding protein, producing MEAAGSLLKKSFPFKECHEKECEQCGSLYKLYETPKGVLGACKHCMDHQLLKELNVPTKEERERLKEKRFIATFERVTHDLKEATIDSYIPTETSQSKAKEVARQYVKTFDGVHSLLFSGSCGLGKSHLSFAITKELRQKGYKTLYIKVTDLFDFIKNTYKPNSNLDEMQIFKMADELDLLVLDDIGSEYVKANEYGHESWASDVLYKIFDMRLNKSVICSTNYSEKMLTEKYGNHGGRIIDRMMDLTKAVRLEGESYRRKERF